Below is a window of Thermodesulfobacteriota bacterium DNA.
AGGCGCTCGGGCTGGGGGAGGCGGTCCTGAAGGAGATCGAGCAGGGGAGCTGGCTCCACGATTGCGGGAAGATCGGCGTCCCGGAGGCGATCCTCAATTTCGAGGGGCCTCTCGGCGGGGAGGAGAAGGCCGTCGTCCGCCAGCACCCGTTCTGGGGGGCCGAGGTGGCCCGCCAGGCGGGCCTCCCGCGCGCCGTCACGGACATCGTGCTGCACCACCACGAGCGTTGGGACGGAAAGGGATACCCGATGGGGCTCGCCGGGGAGCGGATCCCGCTCGAGGCGCGGATCGTCGCCGTCGCGGACACCTACGACGCCCTGATCTCCGATCGTCCGTACCGGAAGGGAGTCCCGGCCGACACGGCCCGGAAGATCCTCGAAGAGGTCGCCGGCGCGCAGCTCGATCCGCGCCTGGTCGCCCTGTTCCTCGGCCGGGAGGCGGCGGATGTCTGACAGCGGATTCGCGGCGCCCGTCAAAGTGCTTTTCGTCGACGACGAGAAGAACATTCTCAAGGCGCTGGACCGGCTTTTCATGGACGAGCCGTACGAGGTCCTGACGGCGGGCTCGGGGGAGGAGGGGCTGGAGGTACTGCGCACCGCCGCGGACGTCGGCGTCATCGTGTCGGACCAGAGGATGCCCTCGATGCAGGGCACCGAGTTCCTGGCGCAGGCCATGCGGATGTCCCCGGATACGCTTCGGATCCTGCTCACGGGATACGCGGACCTCAATGCCGTCGTCGACGCAATCAACATGGGCGGGGCATACCGGTATGTCGCCAAGCCGTGGCAGGATGACGAGCTCATCCAGATCGTCCGGGACGCCGCGCGGCAGTTCAAGCTGATCCAGGAGAACCGTCGGCTCGAACGGGTCGTCCGGCGCCAGAACGAAGAGCTGAAGGAGTGGAACGCCGAACTGGAGTGGCGGGTCCAGGAGCAGACCATCGAGATCGCCAACCGGAACAAGGCGCTCGAGGAGATGAACGGCCGGCTGAAGAAGTCGTTCGACGACACCCTGGCTTCCTTCGCGGGGCTGATCGAGCTCCGGGACCCGTCGGAGAGGCACCATTCCCGCAACGTGTCCGCGCTGGCGGAGGCGTTGGCGGCCGCGGCCGGCCTTCCCGCCGAGGAAATCGAGACGGTCCGGGTCGCGGCGCTCATCCACGACATCGGCAAGGTCGTCGGGGCAGAAGCCATTCCGCCCGGCGGGGTAGCGGCCATGACGCCCGCGCAGCGGAGCGCGTACAAGGAACACCCCGTCCGCGGGCAGACGGTCGTGGACAGCATCGAGGCGCTGCGGTCGGCGGGGGTGCTGATCAGGCACCACCACGAACGGTGGGACGGCGCCGGTTTCC
It encodes the following:
- a CDS encoding HD domain-containing phosphohydrolase; this translates as MSDSGFAAPVKVLFVDDEKNILKALDRLFMDEPYEVLTAGSGEEGLEVLRTAADVGVIVSDQRMPSMQGTEFLAQAMRMSPDTLRILLTGYADLNAVVDAINMGGAYRYVAKPWQDDELIQIVRDAARQFKLIQENRRLERVVRRQNEELKEWNAELEWRVQEQTIEIANRNKALEEMNGRLKKSFDDTLASFAGLIELRDPSERHHSRNVSALAEALAAAAGLPAEEIETVRVAALIHDIGKVVGAEAIPPGGVAAMTPAQRSAYKEHPVRGQTVVDSIEALRSAGVLIRHHHERWDGAGFPDGLRGQAIPLGARILALADFADREMSKCRGANAPELVLKAVRGETDAGRIDPGLVPHSEKVVPEILSRARVETDAYEVAVGVPALRAGMVLSRDALSGTGVLLLRAGTVLEGAALSALTRHLELDPTGTGVFVFRKKGAR